The Larus michahellis chromosome 2, bLarMic1.1, whole genome shotgun sequence genome window below encodes:
- the LYRM4 gene encoding LYR motif-containing protein 4 isoform X2 — protein MAASSRAQVLRLYRALLRESQCFSSYNYRTYAIRRIRDAFRENKSIKDSEKIEELVNKAKANLEVIRRQAECPSLREVT, from the exons ATGGCAGCGTCCAGCCGGGCCCAGGTGCTGCGGCTGTACCGGGCCCTGCTGCGGGAGAGCCAGTGCTTCAGCAGCTACAACTACAG AACATATGCCATCAGAAGAATACGAGATGCcttcagagaaaacaagagtATAAAGGATTCTGAAAAAATAGAAGAACTAGTGAATAAAGCCAAAGCAAACCTAGAGGTTATACGTCGGCAG gcAGAATGTCCCTCATTGCGGGAAGTAACATAA